GGTGAGATACCAATGGACATTGAGATGCTAATGCAGCTAGTGGTACTCAATGTGGCGGATAACATGATAACGAGTCAGAGCCTTAGCTCCCTAATGGGCCTGTCAAGCTTGATGCACCTTGACTTGAGTAATAACGGTATCTCAGGTCCGTTGCCATTAGATTTTGGAATGCTGAGGATGTTGAACCGAGCCCTTTTGAGTGGTGTAAGAAATAAAGGTTAAGGAAGAATTGCCTAATCTCTTGATGCACAACAAACGAATTACTCGGGAATATATATGGAATCACTAGCGAGTAATGGACGAATTTACAACTTCATGATACTCCAAATACAATCACAAGGAAGGTATTCTCATTCTACAACATTGATGTTGATCGTCTTTTCAAAGTAGTAATAGATACCTTTTGGGTGTTATTTTTGATGGAGAGGAGACTGTGTATTTTTTTTGTATGTTCTTTTCTGTATATAGGTTACATTATGAGGAAGTTCGTATGACTTCCCTCAAGAGACAACCGCTCGCAGCGCCTCTCAAGCACACCCCATCATGGATGAAGCGATGTTTCTTGAGCACACCCTATCATGGGTGAACTATGGTAATATAATAAGTGAGAACCAAATTGCCGGGTCGATCCCCGTTTCCATATCCCAAATATACTGGTTAGCAGATCTCGATTTTTCCTCAAGCCGGTTCTCTGGCCAAATCCTGCCTTCGCTCAGTAAAATGCCGGTCCTCCCCAGACTGAACCTGGATTACGATCAAATCCGGGGGGCGATCCAGCCTGATCAACTTGGTGGTGAGCAACTTGAACTTAAGCAGGAACTCCATCTAGGGCCCGATACCCGACGTGTACGGGCTGAGGCCGTACTTCACGGTGCTGGACCTTTCGTACAACAACCTGCGGGGGCCAATCCCAAATTCAACATCAGGCGCAACGTGCATCGGGCACATGGACTTGAGCCACAGGCGTATTCCGGTGGGGTCGCCCTTCGACCACCTCGAAGCGTCGTTGTTCCAgtctatgaagcacggacactctccgaccccgtgcgtgtccgacactccgacacgcgtgtccgacacgctccgacacgttccgacacgctccgacacgcgggCGGTCAACGCGAGTCGGAAaaccgacacgcggtcaactatttccgacacgctccgacacgcgagtcggaaattccgacacgtgactccgacacgcacggggttatttttataaattttcaaaacttctggggtctaaatataaatatatgaaaaaaaatataaaaaaaatataaaaataaaagctaaaCTTCAATCACGCACGGGGTCTGGAGAGTGGAGACTCTGGACTCTTCTCTTCAGTCTTCATGGGAAGTAGCTGTTGGAGGTGAAGGGGCTAGGCGAGGCGCTTCTTATTTGTATATTTTGTATTAACAATTTACGCATTGTGTCAAATCCGAGTATTACATTGATGCTTATTAGGAGAACTGGGATTGCTGAATTGTTGCTTGCAATTATGGTAGAAGGATACATGGACAAGAGTAAGGGAAATTCTGAAACCTAACAATGATCCAAAGATTAAGGCGGAGTTGAATTTGCTAGgcattataaaaatgatttcaaatggGAAGAGTTCTTATTTGCTGCTCTGCACCAAGTAGGATTTACCTTGAGTGAACGGActgatttttgtcatttttatgtaTTGAGCGCTCTATTTTGAATAAGTCATCTATGAAGTAAGTGGCATCAAAATTGAAAACCTGAAGGGCATATCggttttgatatgatttttctctatttttatttcctttccacttttgatatgatattaacaaatgtaggATTATTGTTTTTAgtatagattaattctaggctctttttaatattattatttagttatttatgcatttttatataaaaatatttatttaatatttaacgtgtcggaacgtgtcggaattctatattttttgagaaatgacgtgtcgcgtgtcgcgtgtcgcgtcgtgtcgcgtgtcacgtgtcgcgtgtcggtgctacataggttCCAGTACGACCACTGCCTCTGCGGGAAGCCACTAAAGGCATGTTAGGGCAATAATGAGAATCTGGGCTGCTATCTAGTGGGAACAGGGAAGATGGATTGAGCACAAGATGTCGGTGAGATGATGTGATGATGCTTGTATGATTGGGTGTTAAATTACGTCGTTAATTGGGGGTATGAAGATCTTCGTGCACGTAAATGCTGCATGAAACTAATAATAGCGATGATGGTTTTAGCGGAGGTTGTCGCCTAACTCGTGGGAACCACTGCAATTACTTGATAATGCAATGGCCAATACATGGTGAAGTCACTTGGACATGGACATAATTTGTACCGACGCGACGGCTTCAAATTTGATGTTGGGCATTGCCGGTTTGTTGGTTTTGCATTCAGATCACGACACGCTTCAATTGTGGTTGCAAAAATCAGGGACTGGAGAATTTGGGAATGGCTTTATCTTATTAGGAACAGCTTGATTTTTGATGCACTTATAACGATCAATACGAGGAAAATCTGTGAACTATAAAACCTAGAGTTTTCTTTATCAGGTCGTTTAACAAGTGCACCCAACTCAAATCGCATTGGCATAGTCGTGGCTTAGGCTCGGatccaaaaaagggaaagaagcagACGCGAATGCCAAACAGAGTGGCCATATCGAGTTTCTGACCAGAAATTTGCAGAGAAGCAAACAGAGTGTAATTACATCAACCTCGCTTTAATTGGTTGTATAAACCGCAGTTTGATCATTATTGTCTGAAAATCCTAACCAAGCATTCTTCTGTTTGTTCCAAGGTACTTCTATACAAACCAATCTTTCAAGACTGGATGTCGAAATAGACGGTGTACGATTCATCTCTCAAGCTCATCAATGGAACCAAAAGGAAGCTCCTCTTTTCACCCTTCGTCACGAAGCTCATGGGATGGTACGAGCTTATGGCGTCTCCCGGCGTAAAGCTGCTCGCTTCGTTGAACTTACTGTCTGAGGAATCCGAGACGCAACCCAACTTCACACTGGAACCCTTGTCGTAATTCAACCCCGTGTATATGTAGCAACCTTCATGGCTTTCTGACTCCAAGGACACAGTCTCGGCCTTCCCGTCCAGTCCTGCAACCACACGGAAGAGGGACAAGCTGCCCTCGCTTGATCCCTCAACTACGAGGCCGttatctttccctttttctgcTACCACCATTCCAGGAAGGTCGAATGGTTCGAGCATGACCGATTTCCCAATCATGCCCCCTCGTGGCCTGATTCCTAAAGCGGTGGGGTCTTTGGAGACAAGTCTGAAGGTGGCGTGGACAGCTGAATCAGTGCCCGGCTCAGGAAACTTCTCCATTGTGATGGATTGGTTCGTGTTGGTCAGGAAATAAGACAAGTTGCCTGATTCTTGCGAAAGAGAGAGCAACTGCGAACTGTAAGAATCCGGAACAGGAGTTATCCAATTGGATAGAGGAACATCTGGCTCGGCTTTGATTTCCCAGTATCCGCTCGTCAGCCCCGCAAGAAGATAAGGCCCATAGAGTATTGCGTGTATAGAAGCATACTCGGATCGGTCATCTGGACATTAGTTTAATGCAAACTTTTCAGCTTGACATGAAAAAACCTAAAGATAATGCTAAGGAAAAGCTCCCGACTGCAGAAGCATATGCCCCGCAAGCAGTGGGAGCCGTGACGGTACCTTGGATAGCCTCTGTCCGCAGACTGAGGGGAAACTGAAGGGTCAGCTTGTCAGTGGGGCTCCATTTCCCCTCTGTGACGAGAAAATTACCTGCACCAACAAACCGGATCAATTCTGCAGAACTCTTGATCTCCACTTACTAATTTCTCGAGTCGAAGCTCTCAATTGACcgattaataaaagaaaagacaagtcGCAATTTCAAAAGGAGAATGCCATAGAGCAATAAAAAACTAAGAAACGAATTTCGATCAAACTGGTGCTGCACATGCACGAAGAACACTAAACGCACCCGGAGGTGGTAGATTTAAAGTTTTTCCATTTAATTCTGCTTTGGCACCAGCTGAAGAAACCCAACTCGGTATTCGGAAATTCAGGGTAGACAACTGCCCTGCTGCCTGAAAtaagaagaagcagaggagaaacaATAAGACACCAAACACTGCCAAAAGAACACCAGAATCCAAAATAGACTAATCTCACGTGTTAATTGAATTAGATGTATTCACACTGATTTCAGGAGATGCTACACGTGATTTAAGgaagattttaatttaatacgtcaataattgattttattgTCATGCGGATGGTTGGCAGTAAAGAGTGACGAAACAGATTTAAAGTCGTGGCTACATAAGCACAAGACAGAGCAATTAAGTTGATTATATCTAATGGAAAAGACAATGGAAAGGCCGGTAAAATTCCTCCTGCTCCTCATGCATTGGCCAGCTAGAAGTACCTCCGACGAAAAAGTAACTGTTGCTTGAATATAAGGATCCCGCGATGACAGAGGACCAATTTGCTGATTGATCACAGTCCCCCCTGCTCTCCAATTAAGTGAACTCGATACATATTGAATTATGTAAAGACCCGGAACTTCTCCTTGCTCTTCAAAATATATAGAGTCTCCCAATTTCGAAAACGACTCAATTCCTACAgacacaaagaaagaaaaaggatcaTTTGATGGACAAAACTCCACAATACAACACATCATGTCGAGCCTCTAATACTTGCTAGTAGGAAAACTGCAGGAGAGAATGTGGCTAAGTCCAAAAATGAACCAAAGAAAGTTGTGGAAACAACTTCAACAAAGAGTGATATTCGACAAATCATGACATCTGCAGACTCCATATTACTGAGAAAATGAGCACTGGAGGGGTGTTCGATCTTAGACCTGTCCCATAGCAGCACCAGAAGGAGTCAAACTGAGTTCCCCATTTATGAAAGCTTCTGGCCTTGGATACCCCTTGACCCAAAGGAAGCATGTAGATCATGACACCAGGCTCAGTCCCTCTCTGAATACTTAGCACGCCATTTGTCAATGCTCGCTCGTAATAATCGGCATATGCAACTTCTTTTGTCCATCTAAACAAGTTGCGACTCACCTATAGACCAAGCTCAGCAGATGCAAAAGAGTCGGTCAACAAATAAACTTGCATAACTAAGCGAATGGTGCCATCACTTAGTATggattaaaaggtttaagacaaACAATTAGACGTAATCTAAGTCATAGTTAATTAGCTTTGTACCAATAGTAGAAATTAGATCAGGACTTTGACATATTGCAACTTCTGAAGTATTTCGTAAAATGCCGTGTCAAATTTCCATTGCATAGTCGAGAGAGAAAATATATCCTGACTAAATCACTTCCCTAGGAGACCAAGTATGGTGTTAAGGAGTACTCAATCACCTTCAGCATGTTATATGTGGTGCATGATTCCTCATTTTCCACTCGAAGAGTGGTCGCTAAATGCTTTGGGTCCGTCCTGTCAGACCAACAAATAAAGAGGATTACCGTGATGAGACGCACACACATACGCACGCGcagatatatatatgtatacgcATATTAAACTTGAATATAATTCTCCCTCAGAATTCAATATATACCAGAATTCCCCGACTGATGTGCCACCTGTTGCATAGCTGTGGGAGGAGTTCATAATGTCCATGAAGAATGTCCCTATAGTCTGATGTAAGAAGTTGCCAAAAAGCCATTAGACAAAACATTGGAAACCTCAAAAGATGTATAACCATTGAAAACGTGGAAATACATCTAGGTTAAACACATAGTTATATCACAAAGCAAATCCTGAAGAAAGCCAGCCTTCTCTGAGAAAACAAGAAGGCCGCTAAGATTTGGAAGTCACAGTgttctttacaatttttttcataaataaaaattctgtTTCATGCTATTCtacaatttgaaaatcaaaaaatgttacCTTGTATAGCGGGTCACCAGTAACTTCAAAACGCATCTGTGCTCCAATAACGATTGGGATATGAGTATTCGCATGAAAACCAGCTATGTCATCGGCCTGCAGGTCAAAAAAGATAACTTCTGTGAAGCTTTTACATATTGTACTGAACATGGAACCAAATTGTCGAAAGcatagaaaaagagagaatcaaCACATGAGATACTAAGAAGCAATGCAGACACATGCAAAAAAGGTTACTTGGAAATACACACATATATGTCCTCATTTATAGCAATCCCTTGCAGGCTTGCACCATCGGTTACAAATCTGACATAGAGGACTCATCCGACTTTAAATATTCCTCTCTGAACCTCGAAAAACATTATAGCACTTGAAAAAATGACACATATTCTCTGAAGACTTGGAGTAGCATGATGAGAAcactaaagaaacaaaaatggtTCTTACCTGCACAGCAAGCAATCCTAAAAAGCAAGGTTTATCAAAGAGATGAGCCAAGAACAAATGCTTGGTATCGTTCTGCAACAAAAAAGTAGAAGCACAAAATCAGGATCAAAATCTACAATTTTCGAGATAGGTGACGCGCTACAGTACAATGAAGAGGGTTCACTGAGCAAAACCTTTCTGATTTAAAATATGCGGGAACCTCTCAATATATGTTAAT
The nucleotide sequence above comes from Eucalyptus grandis isolate ANBG69807.140 chromosome 2, ASM1654582v1, whole genome shotgun sequence. Encoded proteins:
- the LOC104433829 gene encoding uncharacterized protein LOC104433829 → MKAFCLFRLLILLVLINGALCKECTNIPTQLSSHTLRYELLASNNESWREEMFSHYHLTPTDETTWSNLLPRKMLKEEQEFEWIMAYRKLKNSAGSDSPGEFLNEVSLHDVRLDPSSVQWRAQQTNLEYLLLLDVDSLVWSFRKTAGLPTPGKAYGGWEAPTCELRGHFVGHYLSATAKMWASTHNDSIGEKMSALVTALAACQEKMGTGYLSAFPSEQFDRFEAIKPVWAPYYTIHKIMAGLLDQYTLAGNKQALKMVTWMADYFYNRVQNVIRTYSIERHWLSLNEETGGMNDVLYQLFTVTNDTKHLFLAHLFDKPCFLGLLAVQADDIAGFHANTHIPIVIGAQMRFEVTGDPLYKTIGTFFMDIMNSSHSYATGGTSVGEFWTDPKHLATTLRVENEESCTTYNMLKVSRNLFRWTKEVAYADYYERALTNGVLSIQRGTEPGVMIYMLPLGQGVSKARSFHKWGTQFDSFWCCYGTGIESFSKLGDSIYFEEQGEVPGLYIIQYVSSSLNWRAGGTVINQQIGPLSSRDPYIQATVTFSSEAAGQLSTLNFRIPSWVSSAGAKAELNGKTLNLPPPGNFLVTEGKWSPTDKLTLQFPLSLRTEAIQDDRSEYASIHAILYGPYLLAGLTSGYWEIKAEPDVPLSNWITPVPDSYSSQLLSLSQESGNLSYFLTNTNQSITMEKFPEPGTDSAVHATFRLVSKDPTALGIRPRGGMIGKSVMLEPFDLPGMVVAEKGKDNGLVVEGSSEGSLSLFRVVAGLDGKAETVSLESESHEGCYIYTGLNYDKGSSVKLGCVSDSSDSKFNEASSFTPGDAISSYHPMSFVTKGEKRSFLLVPLMSLRDESYTVYFDIQS